One window from the genome of Hyphomonas neptunium ATCC 15444 encodes:
- a CDS encoding DUF190 domain-containing protein, with amino-acid sequence MHIRYRCELIIERMAAPRAFRILEDAGLTGYTVLPAISGFGGATRWNRDTDMSASSDMVVIVSIGAQDRIDAALTEIERLLSNHIGVLSVGEVRVLRPGRF; translated from the coding sequence ATGCATATACGCTATCGTTGTGAACTCATCATTGAGCGGATGGCCGCTCCCCGCGCCTTCCGCATCCTGGAAGACGCCGGCCTGACCGGCTATACGGTCCTGCCGGCAATATCCGGCTTTGGTGGCGCAACGCGCTGGAACCGCGATACCGACATGTCTGCCTCAAGTGATATGGTCGTGATTGTTTCGATTGGGGCGCAGGATCGGATCGATGCGGCACTGACAGAGATTGAACGGCTATTGAGTAATCACATCGGTGTGCTGAGTGTTGGCGAAGTCAGGGTGCTCCGCCCGGGCCGCTTCTGA
- a CDS encoding sodium-dependent bicarbonate transport family permease: MMSIGMKGGVEISKGALSWDAGLVMISAVALSFLLPVIAFTFLRLTTQLDRVDAAATAAHYGSISIVTFVAAGQAVAAAGLEAAGYLVAVAALMEVPAIISALVIASRGHTHREAVAGSDKGELAREVLLNASVVVLLGALVIGWITGEAGMQSVAPFLVAPFQGVLCLFLLDMGLSAGRGLRNGWRQLDAGTIAFGFYMPLISAGLAAGVAALNGMPPGDAALLITLAASASYIAVPAAMRLALPKAKPSVYLTLPLGITFPFNLIFGLPLYIWMARMVSPGAA; the protein is encoded by the coding sequence ATGATGTCGATCGGCATGAAGGGGGGCGTAGAAATTTCCAAAGGTGCGCTCAGCTGGGATGCCGGGCTGGTCATGATATCTGCCGTCGCGCTGTCTTTTCTCTTACCCGTCATCGCGTTCACCTTCCTGCGCCTGACGACGCAGCTTGACCGGGTCGATGCTGCTGCAACGGCAGCCCATTATGGCTCGATTTCAATCGTTACGTTTGTCGCCGCAGGGCAAGCGGTGGCCGCTGCCGGGCTGGAAGCGGCCGGTTACCTTGTGGCCGTTGCCGCCCTGATGGAAGTTCCGGCCATCATTTCGGCGCTTGTCATCGCCAGCCGCGGCCACACGCACCGTGAGGCAGTTGCCGGATCGGACAAGGGTGAACTCGCCAGGGAAGTCCTGTTGAATGCTTCCGTCGTTGTCCTGCTTGGCGCCCTCGTCATTGGCTGGATTACCGGGGAGGCCGGGATGCAATCGGTAGCGCCATTCCTTGTCGCGCCGTTTCAGGGCGTGCTGTGTCTCTTTCTGCTCGACATGGGCCTGTCGGCGGGCCGCGGTCTCCGGAACGGCTGGCGTCAACTCGATGCCGGGACAATCGCCTTTGGGTTCTACATGCCCCTGATCTCTGCAGGCTTAGCCGCCGGTGTCGCCGCACTTAATGGCATGCCGCCCGGTGATGCCGCGCTCCTGATTACCCTTGCGGCGTCGGCATCATACATCGCTGTGCCTGCCGCGATGCGCCTCGCGCTGCCGAAAGCGAAGCCTTCAGTCTACCTCACTCTGCCTCTTGGAATTACATTTCCCTTCAATCTCATTTTTGGCCTGCCACTTTACATTTGGATGGCCAGGATGGTGTCTCCCGGAGCGGCCTGA
- a CDS encoding hydrogen peroxide-inducible genes activator, whose translation MRPTLRQMQYVIAIADTGKFGDAARLVNVSQPSLSAQIAEMEAGLGVALVERSSRGAMLTPAGEELVRRARLILRDVEDLKAVAKLGRTELSGRLRLGVLPTIGPYLLPKATGDLRARFPDLRLSVREERTVDLDEHLQAGLFDTVLSTPEDHPGTESEHLFTERLYACPPPGDELAEGEGPVALSALEGRSLLTLGEGHRLSAITQELAKAAGATVSSEYEGTSLDAIRLMAQMGAGIAILPSLYALSEARRDRGLNIRPINDARACRDIALIWRETSPLTASLVSLSTYLKKAAEKILITETGS comes from the coding sequence ATGCGCCCGACCCTTAGACAGATGCAGTATGTCATCGCCATCGCGGATACAGGCAAGTTCGGCGACGCCGCACGGCTGGTAAATGTCAGCCAGCCAAGCCTGTCGGCCCAGATTGCGGAAATGGAGGCCGGGCTCGGCGTCGCGCTTGTTGAAAGATCCAGCCGCGGGGCGATGCTGACACCTGCGGGCGAGGAGCTGGTGCGCCGCGCGCGGCTTATCCTCCGGGATGTTGAGGATCTGAAAGCCGTTGCAAAGCTTGGCCGGACAGAACTTTCCGGCCGCCTGCGGCTGGGCGTCCTGCCCACAATTGGCCCTTACCTCTTGCCCAAGGCGACCGGAGACCTGCGGGCGCGCTTTCCGGACCTGCGCCTCAGCGTGCGAGAGGAGCGGACCGTTGACCTCGATGAGCATCTCCAGGCAGGCCTTTTTGACACTGTCCTTTCTACACCGGAAGACCATCCGGGCACTGAATCAGAGCATCTGTTTACGGAGCGGCTGTATGCTTGCCCGCCGCCTGGCGATGAGCTTGCAGAAGGTGAGGGGCCTGTCGCGCTCAGTGCCCTCGAAGGCCGTTCGCTACTGACGCTCGGGGAAGGGCACAGGCTGAGTGCGATCACCCAGGAGCTCGCAAAAGCGGCTGGCGCCACAGTCAGCTCAGAGTATGAAGGGACGTCTCTGGACGCTATCCGCCTTATGGCGCAAATGGGCGCCGGCATCGCCATTCTTCCCAGCCTCTATGCCCTTTCCGAGGCCCGGCGCGATCGCGGTCTCAACATCCGCCCCATCAATGATGCCCGCGCTTGCCGGGACATTGCTCTCATCTGGCGCGAAACGTCCCCGCTGACGGCAAGCC
- a CDS encoding response regulator, translated as MNPPPRILVVDDHALAREGLRAILLAAGYDVVGEAASGEQAVIMASDLAPDLVLLDI; from the coding sequence ATGAACCCGCCGCCCCGCATTCTGGTTGTGGATGATCATGCGCTTGCCCGGGAAGGATTGCGGGCAATCCTGCTTGCTGCCGGATATGACGTGGTCGGAGAAGCGGCGAGTGGAGAACAGGCGGTGATCATGGCCTCTGATCTGGCACCTGACCTCGTGTTGCTGGATATCTGA
- a CDS encoding sensor histidine kinase, with the protein MQSETVSALRDLYRASEARAARLTLLFEAGRDLAFADAASLSATLSQCARRAALFAGAAEGQVIFADGEGIPLIAPGPAARRVGTLIIEDWENRKRFSDEEDRGALDLLAGLMATAIDRIDRVREREDLLGKLKERERQLEHLVGRIFTSQEDERRRVAHDLHDGVAQTAAALFRRLDALTERSSGSEAAALAPIARSLVGELRGVIAGLRPTALDDLGISAAISSMADGLREDGYEVTFRQAGPDRWPPVIETAFFRIVQEALTNIRKHAGGPCQVDIVLSAEPDSARWHLSVRDGGKGLASEKNRDVSKKGQKIGLEIMRERMMALGGELQVGAGRDGGTEVRACLERVPE; encoded by the coding sequence ATGCAGTCAGAAACCGTTTCCGCCCTGCGGGATCTCTACAGGGCCTCGGAGGCGCGCGCGGCGCGCCTGACCCTGCTATTTGAGGCGGGCCGTGACCTGGCTTTCGCCGATGCTGCCAGCCTCAGCGCGACCCTGTCCCAATGTGCTCGCCGGGCGGCCCTTTTTGCGGGCGCTGCGGAGGGGCAGGTGATCTTCGCCGACGGAGAAGGCATTCCCCTGATCGCGCCCGGCCCGGCTGCCCGGCGAGTCGGCACTCTGATCATTGAAGACTGGGAGAACCGGAAGCGTTTCTCCGATGAAGAAGATCGCGGCGCACTGGATCTGCTCGCCGGACTGATGGCGACAGCCATCGACCGCATCGATCGCGTGCGCGAGCGGGAAGACCTGCTCGGTAAACTCAAAGAGCGCGAACGTCAGCTGGAGCATCTGGTCGGGCGGATATTTACCAGCCAGGAAGACGAGCGCCGCCGGGTTGCGCATGATCTCCATGATGGAGTTGCCCAGACGGCTGCCGCCCTGTTCCGCAGGCTGGACGCCCTGACGGAGCGCTCATCTGGGAGCGAAGCCGCTGCGCTCGCGCCGATCGCAAGGTCCCTTGTGGGAGAGCTTCGCGGGGTGATTGCGGGCTTGAGGCCAACAGCGCTCGACGATCTGGGAATCAGCGCAGCCATCTCGTCAATGGCGGACGGCCTGCGCGAAGACGGGTATGAAGTCACCTTCCGGCAGGCCGGGCCAGATCGCTGGCCCCCTGTCATTGAAACGGCGTTTTTCAGGATTGTGCAGGAAGCGCTCACCAACATTCGCAAGCATGCCGGTGGGCCATGCCAGGTTGATATTGTTCTCTCAGCTGAGCCTGATTCTGCGCGTTGGCATTTGAGCGTCAGGGATGGCGGGAAGGGGCTTGCGAGCGAGAAAAATAGAGATGTGAGCAAAAAGGGACAGAAAATCGGCCTTGAGATCATGCGTGAGCGGATGATGGCCCTGGGGGGCGAGCTTCAGGTTGGAGCTGGTCGCGACGGCGGTACAGAGGTTCGTGCCTGTCTCGAGAGGGTGCCGGAATGA
- a CDS encoding YdcH family protein, with amino-acid sequence MTSNYIRALALRHAALERQIETEMKAPLPDTLKIMRLKKLRLACRDSLRDVISRKRRGRSQRIIPSDPSNRSARPAPSAQMPGEA; translated from the coding sequence ATGACATCGAACTATATTCGCGCGCTGGCTTTGCGTCACGCCGCGCTTGAGCGGCAGATTGAGACGGAAATGAAGGCGCCCCTTCCAGACACACTGAAGATCATGCGGCTAAAGAAGCTCCGGCTTGCCTGCCGGGACAGTCTCCGTGACGTGATCAGCCGGAAACGCAGGGGGCGCAGCCAACGCATCATTCCGTCTGACCCGTCAAATCGTTCTGCGCGACCGGCACCGTCGGCGCAGATGCCAGGAGAAGCCTGA
- the cobU gene encoding bifunctional adenosylcobinamide kinase/adenosylcobinamide-phosphate guanylyltransferase — MTTTLLLGGARSGKSRRAQDLAENISPCRVFIATAEPLDEEMASRIERHQADRTTGWRMIETPLNLVAALGEAKDNEVIVVDCLTLWLSNLMHHDWSVNAEIDRLCTTLGSMSTPVFLVSNEIGLGLVPETKLGRSFRDAQGRLNQRVASVCDVVEFIAAGLPLRLKS; from the coding sequence ATGACAACCACTTTACTCTTAGGAGGGGCCAGATCCGGCAAGAGCCGCCGAGCACAGGACTTGGCAGAGAATATTTCGCCATGCCGTGTTTTTATTGCTACTGCCGAACCTTTGGACGAAGAGATGGCAAGCAGGATTGAGCGGCATCAGGCAGACCGCACCACGGGATGGCGTATGATCGAAACTCCGCTGAATCTGGTTGCCGCGCTGGGCGAAGCCAAGGATAATGAAGTCATCGTTGTCGATTGCCTGACGCTATGGCTCTCCAATCTGATGCATCATGACTGGAGTGTGAACGCCGAAATTGACAGGCTCTGCACCACACTTGGCTCCATGAGCACGCCGGTGTTTCTCGTTTCGAACGAAATTGGCTTGGGACTTGTACCAGAAACGAAACTGGGCCGTTCCTTCCGCGATGCACAGGGGCGGCTCAATCAGCGTGTCGCTTCAGTTTGCGACGTTGTCGAATTCATCGCTGCGGGCCTGCCGCTGCGCCTCAAGTCGTGA
- the alkB gene encoding DNA oxidative demethylase AlkB: MTDLFGAEEPRQTAREKLAEGAVLLRGFALDCEVDLLAAIQAITTVSPFRRMATPGGHVMSVAMTNCGQAGWVTDRTGYHYDATDPETGKPWHPMPESFMALAVFAATEAGYCRFRPDTCLINRYEPGAKLSLHQDRNEREFAHPIVSVSLGLPATFQFGGLRRADPIRKYALRHGDVAVWGGPSRLCHHGVLALKEGAHPKLGRMRLNLTFRGAL; encoded by the coding sequence ATGACGGACCTGTTCGGCGCAGAGGAACCTCGCCAGACTGCACGGGAAAAACTGGCTGAAGGTGCTGTCCTGCTACGCGGCTTCGCGCTGGATTGCGAGGTGGATCTGCTCGCCGCGATCCAGGCAATCACCACAGTGTCACCCTTTCGCAGAATGGCCACGCCCGGGGGTCACGTGATGTCCGTCGCGATGACGAACTGCGGTCAGGCCGGTTGGGTGACCGATCGCACCGGCTATCACTATGATGCCACGGACCCCGAAACCGGAAAGCCCTGGCACCCGATGCCCGAGAGCTTTATGGCACTGGCGGTCTTCGCCGCGACCGAGGCAGGATATTGCAGGTTCCGCCCCGATACATGCCTCATCAACCGCTATGAACCTGGCGCGAAGCTGTCGCTTCATCAGGACAGGAACGAACGCGAGTTCGCCCATCCGATTGTTTCCGTTTCGCTCGGCCTGCCCGCGACTTTCCAGTTCGGTGGCCTGAGGCGCGCAGACCCGATCAGGAAGTATGCGCTGCGCCATGGCGATGTCGCCGTGTGGGGCGGCCCGTCGCGCCTCTGCCATCACGGCGTCCTGGCCCTGAAGGAGGGCGCGCATCCGAAACTGGGGCGGATGCGTCTAAATCTGACCTTTCGCGGTGCACTCTAG
- a CDS encoding zf-TFIIB domain-containing protein yields the protein MPLLISPIDGQSMRTVRRHGIEIDVCPSSGGVWLDRGELEKLIEIIREDAMRELPGRERLNRQDDDFDNEERSPSRGKRRSRLLDLFDF from the coding sequence ATGCCACTTCTGATATCTCCCATCGACGGACAAAGCATGCGAACAGTCCGGCGGCACGGAATCGAGATTGACGTTTGCCCCTCTTCGGGCGGCGTTTGGCTTGATCGCGGCGAACTGGAAAAGCTGATCGAGATCATCAGGGAAGACGCTATGCGCGAACTGCCCGGGCGGGAACGCCTCAACCGGCAGGATGATGATTTCGATAACGAAGAACGCTCGCCGAGCCGCGGCAAGAGACGATCAAGATTGTTGGATCTCTTCGACTTCTGA